The following proteins are co-located in the Malus sylvestris chromosome 13, drMalSylv7.2, whole genome shotgun sequence genome:
- the LOC126597527 gene encoding uncharacterized protein LOC126597527: protein MEDPNKHLKEFEVVCSSMTPVNVDGSILKMKAFPFSLLEKAKDWLYELAPGTVTSWESMKRAFLEKFFPTSRVILLRKRISGIQQEEGESFPTYYERFKSLVASCPQHQMKEELLLQYFYEGLLPIERQMLDASAGGALVDKTPTAAKTLISNRALNAQQYEGVGQRSNPRPHQVNKVSAITELQNQMANLTTLLSQVVEGPKVQNVAACGVCSMQGHLTDKCPQLIENGGWETLNAVGFDNQYQPRNDPFSNTYNPGWRDHPNFKWREPQQGQQQSGLRQQPPGFYQKSFAPTQPQAQPAQKSGSSIDNDQIFNLLTSMAQGMQNRDKKVDELEKQVGQIAEFMGQFREQGKLPSSTIANPKGGFETVNAIMLRSGTQVGAKPKSSKSSHDEDEKLLQEEAQGPKLTAKDEQSLPPPSSPPKPSQTTKVSPNSTFSSSIPLNVPFPGRFRQSKKEEAKKDILETFRKVQVNIPLLDAIKQVPRCD from the exons atggaagatcctaacaaacacttgaaagaattcgaggtggtgtgttcgagcatgacccctgtcaatgtcgatgggagtattttgaagatgaaagccttccctttctctctcttggaaaaggcgaaggattggttgtacgaattggcgcccggaaccgtcacatcatgggaaagcatgaaacgggccttcttggagaagtttttcccaacttctcgagtcatcctcctacggaaaaggataagtggaattcaacaagaggaaggtgaatcttttcctacttattatgaacgttttaaatctcttgttgcttcttgtccacagcatcagatgaaggaggaacttcttttgcaatacttctacgaggggctactacctatcgaacgtcaaatgctagatgcctcggcgggaggagccttggtggacaagacccccacggcagcaaagactttaatttccaaccgtgcgttaaatgctcaacaatacgaaggcgttggacaaaggagtaacccacgaccacatcaagtcaataaggtaagtgccataaccgaacttcaaaatcaaatggctaaccttactactttgctttctcaggtagtggaaggtccaaaagtgcaaaacgtggcagcttgtggcgtgtgttccatgcaaggccaccttacggacaagtgcccacagttgatagaaaatggagggtgggagaccctcaatgccgtgggatttgacaaccaataccaaccaaggaatgaccccttttccaatacttacaatcccggttggcgtgatcatccaaatttcaaatggcgagaaccccaacaaggccaacaacaaagcggattgaggcaacaacccccgggtttctatcaaaagtcgtttgcaccaactcaaccccaagcacaacctgcccaaaaatcaggttcttctattgataatgatcaaatttttaatttactaacttctatggcgcagggaatgcaaaatagggacaaaaaggtggacgagttggagaaacaagtagggcaaattgccgagttcatggggcagtttcgagagcaaggcaagttgcctagctcaaccattgcaaatccaaaaggaggctttgaaaccgtcaatgcaatcatgttgagaagtggtacacaggttggagccaaaccaaaatcatccaaatcaagtcacgatgaggatgaaaagttgctacaagaggaagcacagggaccaaaactcacggccaaggatgaaCAATCCTTGCCACCACCATCTAGCCCTCCTAAGCcgtcccaaaccaccaaggtaagtccaaattcgactttttctagttccattccactaaatgtgccctttcctggcaggtttaggcaatcaaagaaggaagaagccaagaaggacattctagagacctttcggaaagttcaagtcaatattccgctccttgatgcaattaagcaagtcccgag atgtgattaa